In the Armatimonadota bacterium genome, one interval contains:
- a CDS encoding chloride channel protein: MTLDNDNPTPEASEAAANSADRIRPKLSGVEQDAAHPEIERLGWYVEHTALLIATAKWALLGGLSGVLVGLCSRLFLAVMYAGIHYGSAIHAGPIRSFWLLPAALPVCVGIGLWFAPGAGGDGTDQVITAIHTQSGRIQPRVTAAKLLSTLITLAAGGSVGKEGPCAQIGATVNSLISDVVRLTDDDRRRLVICGIGAGFAAVFGTPVSGAIFGIEVLYLGRIEYPVIFPCLVASIVAQLVCGTPAPTVNAATFGAISAPKAFLLVLVFGAIVGLLAVFLIEFTKWLQRRLHLIRGRRPFITAACGGALLAVFFQLVGPAYSGLGVPVINQALEGIFHLALLACIIKCVATALTFESGGSGGIVTPLFFIGSTAGAAFAIRLGLPVRAFAACGFVAMVAAAANTPVAAAIMAIELVHGRVGVYAALCACTAYLIVGHRSIHASQMLGVSKAGGLDMRQDVPFGDVSPRSASLRAGSLASRILRQRKPAKPAPRDDDQTV, translated from the coding sequence ATGACCCTCGACAACGATAACCCTACTCCGGAAGCTTCGGAGGCAGCGGCAAACAGCGCCGACCGCATCCGGCCCAAACTCTCCGGCGTGGAACAGGATGCGGCTCATCCGGAGATCGAGCGGCTGGGCTGGTACGTGGAGCATACCGCTCTCCTAATCGCCACGGCCAAATGGGCCTTACTTGGTGGTCTGTCCGGCGTGCTCGTTGGCCTCTGTTCCCGGCTGTTTCTGGCGGTTATGTATGCGGGCATTCACTATGGATCGGCGATCCACGCCGGTCCGATTCGCTCGTTCTGGCTGCTGCCCGCTGCCCTGCCTGTGTGCGTGGGAATCGGCCTCTGGTTTGCTCCCGGCGCCGGCGGCGACGGCACTGATCAGGTAATAACGGCCATTCACACACAGAGCGGCCGGATTCAGCCGCGGGTAACAGCTGCCAAGCTCCTCTCTACACTGATCACCCTCGCTGCCGGCGGCTCCGTTGGTAAGGAGGGTCCGTGCGCGCAGATAGGCGCAACGGTTAACAGCCTTATCTCGGATGTTGTCCGGCTTACTGACGATGACCGGCGCAGGCTCGTCATCTGCGGTATCGGAGCCGGCTTCGCCGCGGTGTTTGGGACACCCGTGTCCGGTGCTATCTTTGGCATCGAGGTTCTCTATCTCGGCCGAATCGAGTATCCGGTTATCTTTCCGTGCCTGGTCGCATCTATCGTCGCTCAGCTGGTGTGCGGCACACCAGCGCCAACGGTCAATGCTGCCACGTTCGGAGCTATTAGTGCACCAAAGGCGTTCCTGCTCGTGCTGGTGTTCGGCGCGATTGTGGGACTGCTTGCGGTTTTCCTGATCGAATTCACAAAGTGGCTGCAGCGGCGCCTCCACCTTATCCGGGGTCGGCGACCGTTCATCACGGCGGCGTGCGGTGGGGCGCTGCTCGCAGTCTTTTTCCAGCTTGTCGGACCGGCGTATTCGGGCCTGGGCGTGCCGGTAATCAACCAGGCGCTGGAAGGCATATTCCATCTCGCGCTGCTGGCTTGCATTATCAAGTGCGTCGCAACCGCGCTCACCTTTGAAAGCGGTGGCAGTGGCGGAATAGTCACTCCGTTGTTCTTTATCGGAAGCACCGCAGGAGCGGCATTCGCAATTCGACTTGGACTACCGGTGCGCGCATTCGCCGCCTGCGGCTTTGTCGCCATGGTGGCTGCGGCGGCTAACACGCCAGTTGCAGCAGCGATCATGGCGATAGAGCTCGTTCACGGTCGTGTCGGTGTCTATGCCGCCCTCTGCGCATGCACCGCCTACCTTATTGTGGGTCACCGGAGCATCCATGCCAGCCAGATGCTGGGCGTGTCGAAAGCCGGCGGACTCGATATGCGCCAGGATGTCCCATTCGGCGACGTTTCACCGCGTTCGGCCAGCCTTCGGGCCGGGTCCCTGGCGTCCAGGATACTGCGCCAGCGGAAGCCGGCCAAACCTGCGCCACGAGACGACGACCAAACTGTTTGA
- a CDS encoding protein phosphatase 2C domain-containing protein, translated as MHVEAATMCQDWCDWAFVEPYLVAAVADGAGSATRSALGAELACETALETVSIQLAGSSPNPAEAVSSAMHTARDRLLAEALSSGEPESAYACTLLVAAAGPEGLFVNHVGDGCCVVEHESGVLETLSEPVNGEYINVTAFITDSDAMDHVAVGAVTAVINGWALLTDGLYDMAVDRRQHTPHAGFFRPILDAVTRNPSDFSPQLAQWLRSERVAARTSDDVTLFVAARCSE; from the coding sequence GTGCACGTTGAAGCAGCCACAATGTGCCAGGACTGGTGCGACTGGGCGTTTGTTGAGCCGTACCTTGTGGCCGCGGTGGCCGACGGCGCAGGCTCCGCCACACGCTCCGCGTTAGGCGCCGAACTGGCCTGTGAAACTGCACTTGAAACGGTGAGCATCCAGCTTGCGGGAAGCTCCCCGAACCCTGCCGAGGCCGTTAGCAGCGCGATGCATACCGCACGCGACCGGCTGCTGGCTGAGGCTCTATCGTCTGGTGAGCCCGAATCTGCGTACGCTTGCACGCTGCTGGTGGCTGCGGCTGGTCCGGAAGGCTTGTTCGTAAATCACGTAGGAGACGGTTGTTGCGTGGTGGAGCACGAAAGCGGCGTGCTTGAGACACTCTCCGAGCCTGTAAACGGGGAGTACATTAACGTAACGGCTTTCATTACCGACAGCGACGCGATGGACCACGTGGCCGTCGGTGCTGTGACCGCAGTCATCAACGGCTGGGCGCTTCTCACCGACGGCCTGTACGATATGGCGGTAGACCGAAGGCAGCACACTCCGCATGCGGGGTTCTTCCGTCCCATTCTGGATGCGGTAACTCGGAACCCGTCTGACTTTTCACCGCAGCTGGCACAATGGCTGCGGTCGGAACGTGTGGCAGCGCGCACGAGCGATGACGTGACGTTGTTCGTTGCCGCCCGCTGTTCAGAGTAA
- a CDS encoding tetratricopeptide repeat protein produces MNGLPTGRITFLLTDIVNSTPLWDTHSEAMRIALQRHDAIGQFQITRHGGHLVKARGEGDSLFCVFERADDAVAASLALQRRMVHEDWNIETAPNVCDRLNIRVRVALNTGEADHRDGDYFGGAVNRCARIRALAHGGQILLSAETVEALTEPLPEGARLRDVGRLRLRGLSRPERIYLLTHPELPADMLPIRLDSDYPNNLPRQLTTFVGREDDISAVKDRLLSSPMVTLVGPGGSGKSRLALEVAEDLLAEYTDGVWLAELATTTDAMMVAHHVAGVLNVREEPGRTVERSIADHLRDRRVLLLLDNCEHLIAATAQLAHNLLQACPRLHILATSREALGIPGENVYTVRSLSFPASGQPTHSLIHAPITASPPTTARHIEKFESVRLFVDRAAVAFPGFRLADDNAPSIAQICRTLDGIPLAIELAAARVKSISTEDIATRLNDRFRLLTGGARTALPRQQTLRALIDWSYDLLTPEEREMFHRLSVFLGGFSLKAAEEVTADRDESGRVRDGRRASAGGERYSTRMMLQALDVVDLLGRLVDRSLLVCEDDHDQVRYRMMETLRHYAREKAVACGILPILQRRHLDYYVGLSEEAEKRLRGTEQAAWLERLETEHDNIRAALNWALSAGADPQAGLRIAANVWWFWHVRGHFTEGREWLHAALEEAPERTALRGRALNSASVLARNQGDYDSAQRLASQSLEIKRAMGDRQGIASSLNSLATLALSRSDYDAARPWYEESLDIERSLGNRQGVTACLIGLANIAVEQGDTAQARRLYQESLNIKQEFGDRRGIAASLVGLAKVATLEGDWDEAHRLCNESLDLRRVLGDQRGIAHSLQHLGEIAMATGRWAAAADLLDESLALRVVLGDKQGVATARRLQGHVALETRDLPLALDAASEALVISRKLEARRPIAAALCLYACIASYVGAFESAVRLLAAGNRLRAEVGSPANRTEAELYSVVTTRASKALGAQVVALLQHEKVPLADAELDQLIAALPQTAPGFTTAGASAAAI; encoded by the coding sequence ATGAACGGCCTGCCCACCGGAAGGATCACCTTCCTGTTAACCGACATCGTGAACAGCACGCCACTGTGGGATACCCACAGCGAAGCGATGCGTATCGCGCTCCAGCGCCACGATGCCATCGGTCAGTTTCAGATCACGCGGCATGGTGGACATTTGGTCAAGGCCCGCGGCGAAGGCGATAGCCTGTTCTGTGTGTTTGAGCGGGCAGACGATGCTGTTGCCGCATCGCTGGCGCTGCAGCGGCGCATGGTCCACGAGGACTGGAATATCGAAACGGCGCCGAATGTATGTGACCGTTTGAATATCCGCGTTCGCGTAGCGCTGAACACCGGCGAAGCGGACCACCGTGACGGTGACTATTTCGGTGGAGCTGTAAACCGGTGCGCGCGAATTCGGGCGCTGGCGCATGGCGGGCAGATACTGCTCTCTGCCGAAACCGTGGAGGCCTTGACGGAGCCGCTGCCGGAGGGAGCCCGGCTCCGTGATGTCGGCAGGCTAAGGCTGCGCGGCTTGAGCCGACCCGAGCGAATCTATCTGCTGACACATCCCGAACTGCCGGCCGATATGCTTCCGATTCGGCTCGACTCCGACTATCCGAATAACCTGCCGCGCCAGCTTACCACGTTCGTCGGGCGCGAAGATGACATCAGCGCGGTGAAGGACCGGCTGCTCTCGAGCCCCATGGTCACGCTGGTTGGTCCCGGTGGCAGCGGCAAGTCACGCCTCGCCCTCGAAGTCGCGGAGGACCTGCTGGCGGAATACACCGACGGCGTATGGCTGGCTGAACTCGCCACCACCACCGATGCGATGATGGTGGCTCATCATGTGGCAGGCGTGCTGAACGTACGCGAGGAACCGGGGCGAACGGTCGAGCGTTCTATAGCGGACCACCTGCGAGATCGCCGGGTGCTGCTGCTGCTCGACAATTGCGAGCATCTCATCGCGGCGACGGCTCAGCTTGCTCACAACCTGCTGCAGGCGTGCCCGAGGCTGCATATTCTGGCGACCAGTCGCGAGGCGCTCGGTATACCCGGTGAAAACGTCTACACAGTCCGGTCGCTCTCGTTTCCGGCATCCGGTCAGCCAACCCACTCGTTGATCCACGCACCAATAACGGCGAGCCCTCCAACAACGGCGCGACATATCGAGAAGTTTGAGTCGGTGAGGCTGTTTGTGGACCGCGCTGCCGTTGCGTTCCCCGGCTTTCGTCTCGCCGACGATAACGCACCGTCAATCGCACAGATTTGCCGCACGTTGGATGGGATTCCGCTAGCGATTGAGCTGGCTGCGGCGCGCGTAAAGTCGATATCCACCGAGGATATCGCCACGCGTCTGAACGACCGGTTCCGACTGTTGACCGGCGGTGCGCGCACCGCCCTGCCGCGACAGCAGACGCTCAGGGCGCTGATCGACTGGAGCTACGACCTGCTCACGCCGGAAGAACGCGAGATGTTCCACCGGTTGTCGGTTTTTTTGGGTGGATTCAGCCTGAAGGCGGCCGAGGAAGTAACGGCAGATCGGGACGAATCGGGCCGCGTCCGCGATGGGCGCCGCGCAAGCGCTGGTGGCGAACGCTATAGTACCCGGATGATGCTGCAGGCGCTGGACGTTGTGGACTTGCTGGGTCGACTGGTAGATCGCTCGCTGCTGGTGTGCGAAGACGATCACGACCAGGTGCGGTATCGCATGATGGAAACGCTACGACACTATGCCCGCGAAAAGGCGGTTGCGTGCGGCATTCTGCCGATACTGCAGCGGCGCCACCTGGATTACTACGTCGGCCTGTCTGAGGAGGCTGAGAAGCGGCTGCGTGGCACGGAACAGGCTGCGTGGCTGGAGCGGTTGGAGACCGAGCACGACAATATCCGCGCTGCTCTGAACTGGGCATTGAGTGCCGGGGCCGATCCTCAAGCCGGCCTACGAATCGCGGCGAACGTCTGGTGGTTCTGGCACGTTCGCGGCCACTTTACCGAGGGGCGGGAATGGCTGCATGCGGCACTCGAGGAGGCGCCGGAGCGGACGGCTCTCCGCGGACGCGCTCTGAACAGTGCATCGGTCCTTGCTCGTAATCAGGGTGACTACGATTCTGCTCAGCGGCTGGCGAGCCAGAGCCTCGAGATCAAGCGGGCAATGGGCGACCGTCAGGGCATAGCATCATCACTGAACAGTTTGGCCACTCTGGCGCTCTCGCGCAGTGACTACGATGCCGCGCGCCCATGGTATGAGGAGAGCCTGGACATCGAGCGCAGCCTGGGCAATCGTCAGGGAGTAACTGCTTGTCTTATCGGCCTTGCAAACATTGCCGTTGAGCAGGGCGACACGGCACAAGCAAGGCGACTTTATCAGGAGAGCCTGAACATCAAGCAGGAGTTCGGTGATCGCAGGGGCATCGCGGCGTCGCTCGTCGGCCTTGCCAAGGTGGCCACACTGGAAGGAGACTGGGATGAGGCGCATCGCCTCTGCAACGAGAGTCTGGATCTTAGACGCGTTCTCGGCGACCAGCGCGGAATCGCGCACTCTCTCCAACATCTTGGCGAGATCGCCATGGCGACCGGACGATGGGCGGCCGCAGCAGACCTCCTCGACGAAAGCCTCGCGCTGCGTGTGGTGCTCGGCGACAAGCAAGGTGTTGCCACTGCCCGCCGCTTGCAGGGGCACGTAGCCCTTGAAACTCGCGACCTGCCGCTGGCGCTTGACGCCGCGAGCGAAGCGCTTGTTATTTCACGCAAGCTGGAGGCGCGGCGCCCGATCGCAGCCGCGTTATGTCTCTATGCCTGCATCGCGAGCTACGTCGGCGCATTCGAGTCGGCGGTGCGCCTTCTGGCTGCCGGGAATCGCCTGCGAGCGGAGGTTGGGTCACCGGCGAACAGGACAGAGGCGGAACTCTACAGCGTGGTTACCACGCGTGCCTCCAAGGCGCTTGGCGCACAGGTAGTAGCTCTCCTGCAACATGAAAAGGTCCCGTTGGCAGACGCTGAACTGGACCAACTGATCGCGGCACTCCCACAAACGGCGCCTGGTTTCACCACCGCGGGCGCCTCCGCCGCCGCAATATGA
- a CDS encoding phytanoyl-CoA dioxygenase family protein, translated as MRARYANDGYLVMDALVSAEMCAELRERVDELIHAEAVPNGIVMQVEPRVERGERRAASRAHAIRKIDGLAVNDPLFRALTAHGAILDVVKALLGPNLKLFRNSLLLKPPSVGSAKGWHQDSPYWPIQPMALCSLWLALDDATTENGCMVVLPGQHMRGPLAHQAVCDDYVIEDGLIDPAMGVAVPMPAGSGLFFHSLLPHYTAPNTSSHWRRAMVLSFMSADSRYTGDGPGPVYAHVAGETLEGCVR; from the coding sequence ATGCGTGCGCGGTACGCAAACGATGGGTATCTGGTTATGGACGCGCTTGTTTCGGCTGAAATGTGCGCCGAACTGCGCGAGCGTGTCGATGAGCTGATTCATGCCGAAGCCGTCCCGAACGGTATTGTAATGCAGGTTGAGCCGCGCGTTGAGCGCGGCGAACGACGAGCAGCCAGCAGAGCGCACGCCATCCGTAAGATCGATGGCCTGGCCGTTAACGATCCGCTCTTCCGGGCGCTGACCGCTCACGGTGCGATCCTCGATGTGGTCAAAGCGCTGCTAGGTCCAAATCTGAAGCTCTTTCGGAACTCGCTGCTCCTCAAGCCGCCCTCCGTTGGGAGCGCAAAGGGCTGGCACCAGGACTCACCATACTGGCCAATTCAGCCGATGGCGCTCTGTTCGCTCTGGCTTGCGCTGGATGACGCTACAACGGAGAATGGCTGCATGGTGGTTCTACCGGGCCAACACATGCGTGGGCCGCTGGCGCACCAGGCGGTCTGCGATGATTACGTGATTGAAGATGGTCTCATCGACCCGGCGATGGGCGTCGCGGTACCGATGCCGGCGGGCAGCGGACTGTTTTTCCACTCGCTGCTGCCCCACTACACGGCCCCAAACACTTCGTCCCACTGGCGCCGCGCCATGGTTCTGTCGTTTATGTCTGCCGACTCGCGATATACGGGCGATGGCCCAGGGCCGGTCTATGCTCACGTGGCAGGCGAGACTCTGGAAGGATGCGTCCGGTAA
- a CDS encoding acetylxylan esterase produces MADLEQLSRRSPGDWFYDVRDQLKQHIYNRSRAAFDAGDAERDALDSADAVEARSRAIREALVAGFGGLPETGGRLNARTVGELDEGWLKIEKVIFESRPGHHVTANLYLPEDRPHPAPAIQFLCGHCSRAKHEPEYQRVCRYLACAGFIVLAQDPIGQGERFSYYDAQLRREVVSSCCPDHDHAGAQLIPLGQGLARYFLHDSMRGIDYLLSRPEVDGARIGVTGNSGGGTQTSLMMMGDPRIAAAAPGTFLNSRRSYQLVGGAQDAEQIWQGFTARGFDHEDVILAMAPKPVCVLAVTQDFFPIEGTRSSVERCRRIWKLFDRESCVQLVEDTCGHCYSPVLAQAAADFFSRHLLHRSAEPAPPAKTATLPPEQLWCTETGQVQAAFPGCRFVWEETSDVLATALRQRAGDDEARGIATSWLRQRVERFRSLAPLNPRFYDHVESQQLAAQYAMWWSQPELCGHGCMLKSETAASHTDEIVLALWDGGVKGISSHGDWIRSRCEAGDGVFVLDTSGVGGLEPRPINAAPIHGFYGTIHKLADDLLWLDDDLVSLRVWDVLRALDLLEQWPGLTNPRISVYAHGGHGSYGRLAALLDQRITAVTVAGPRASWSEWVGSRFYDEFDIYSLILPGALQHFDLPDVDAWNRLQRD; encoded by the coding sequence ATGGCAGACCTCGAACAACTCTCCCGGCGATCACCCGGTGACTGGTTCTACGATGTGCGCGATCAGTTAAAGCAGCACATCTACAACCGTTCGCGCGCAGCCTTCGACGCCGGTGACGCCGAGCGCGACGCGCTCGATTCAGCCGATGCCGTAGAGGCGCGCAGTCGAGCAATTCGCGAGGCGCTCGTCGCGGGATTTGGAGGTCTCCCGGAGACAGGCGGACGGTTGAACGCGCGTACGGTGGGTGAACTGGACGAAGGCTGGCTGAAGATTGAAAAAGTGATCTTTGAGTCGCGACCCGGTCACCACGTTACGGCAAACCTCTATCTTCCGGAAGACCGTCCGCATCCGGCGCCGGCCATCCAGTTCCTGTGTGGCCACTGCAGCCGCGCAAAGCACGAGCCGGAATACCAGCGCGTCTGCCGCTACCTGGCGTGTGCCGGATTCATCGTGCTGGCGCAGGATCCAATCGGCCAGGGCGAGCGCTTCAGCTATTACGACGCGCAGCTCAGGCGGGAAGTTGTAAGCAGCTGCTGTCCGGACCATGATCACGCAGGCGCACAGTTGATACCGCTTGGCCAGGGTCTGGCACGCTATTTCCTGCATGACTCCATGCGGGGCATCGACTACCTGCTCTCGCGACCCGAGGTAGACGGCGCAAGGATCGGTGTGACCGGCAACTCCGGCGGAGGTACTCAGACATCGCTCATGATGATGGGTGACCCGCGCATTGCCGCGGCAGCGCCAGGCACGTTCCTGAACAGTCGGCGCAGCTATCAGCTGGTGGGCGGCGCTCAGGATGCCGAGCAGATTTGGCAAGGGTTTACGGCGCGCGGATTCGATCACGAAGATGTGATTCTGGCCATGGCGCCCAAGCCGGTCTGCGTGCTGGCAGTTACTCAAGATTTCTTCCCCATTGAGGGCACGCGCTCATCGGTAGAGCGATGCCGGAGAATCTGGAAGCTATTTGACCGCGAGTCATGCGTGCAGCTCGTTGAAGACACCTGTGGACACTGCTACTCGCCGGTACTTGCCCAGGCGGCGGCGGACTTCTTCTCGCGCCACCTTCTGCATCGGTCGGCGGAGCCGGCGCCACCAGCCAAAACCGCCACACTACCGCCCGAACAGTTGTGGTGCACCGAAACCGGGCAGGTGCAGGCTGCTTTTCCTGGATGCCGGTTCGTATGGGAAGAGACGTCGGATGTGTTGGCGACCGCGCTCCGACAGCGGGCGGGCGACGACGAAGCTCGCGGGATCGCGACATCCTGGCTCAGGCAGCGAGTTGAACGCTTCCGGTCATTGGCGCCGCTGAATCCGAGATTCTATGACCATGTAGAATCGCAGCAGCTTGCCGCCCAGTATGCGATGTGGTGGAGTCAGCCGGAACTGTGCGGGCACGGCTGTATGCTGAAAAGCGAAACTGCCGCGAGCCATACAGACGAAATCGTGCTGGCGCTATGGGATGGCGGCGTGAAGGGCATTTCCTCACACGGCGACTGGATCCGAAGTCGCTGCGAGGCGGGCGATGGCGTATTTGTGCTTGACACCTCCGGCGTTGGAGGACTGGAGCCACGGCCAATCAATGCCGCGCCAATCCATGGCTTTTATGGCACTATACATAAACTGGCTGACGACCTGTTGTGGTTGGACGACGATCTCGTCTCGCTGCGAGTTTGGGATGTGCTGCGCGCGCTGGATTTGCTGGAACAGTGGCCCGGCTTGACTAACCCCAGGATATCGGTTTACGCACATGGCGGACACGGTAGTTACGGCCGGTTGGCCGCCCTTCTAGATCAACGGATAACGGCAGTAACCGTAGCCGGACCGCGAGCATCCTGGTCGGAGTGGGTGGGCAGCCGCTTCTACGATGAGTTCGACATCTACAGCTTGATACTGCCCGGCGCGCTTCAGCACTTTGATCTTCCCGACGTCGACGCGTGGAACCGACTTCAGCGCGACTAG
- a CDS encoding family 20 glycosylhydrolase gives MRLPVSVQTTDRRLIPLARVLSGELERGFGMPSRVSPRISGSGVICLRLVSGMARDSYSIRTTDRVVVSAGTYDDVAEGTVTVLQALMRVGHGLLAPRMQVTDFPGTRYRGLMLDVARKYHTIDCIKQCVELCRFYKVRFLRLHLSDDHLFMFPSAAFPQLGRSNAEFVRFDPPSRDGPIPPYTAQQLEGLERYSRDRGVAIVPEIDVPGHAGRMVSDAPDIFGVPGGGSSTVDIASRKTEAAVITLMNEEMAIFRSSPYISVGGDEAWLGGLEKAPGFASAIRRAHVRSPEGLYRKFIVDLNLAANAHKKQMLVYEEAWRPGLSYALPLDAICVEWTLDSNPENMLRSGAQVVNGSWTPLYIVRENKRSARFIYHWSVNQFGYQPPYFQGKWITAQTGPRLLGAEMLSWENPDCAEIQALRTRLAAMAERLWASNQPARTYHAFRSRLAHTDRLLERLIHNVTIRGSGTFRGDENRFQGRLVIRMTNRIPGSVTRYNLNNRLPTAASKVYTQPLTITHSVWVRAAAFTSAGRRIGPVSGAWYHAVASGSPG, from the coding sequence TTGCGTTTGCCGGTTTCCGTGCAGACCACCGATCGCCGGCTGATACCGCTCGCTCGAGTGCTGTCAGGCGAACTTGAACGTGGCTTCGGCATGCCGAGCCGCGTTTCGCCGCGGATCTCCGGTTCCGGCGTTATCTGCCTGCGTCTGGTATCCGGCATGGCGCGAGACAGTTACTCGATACGTACGACCGATCGCGTAGTTGTATCCGCCGGCACGTACGATGATGTTGCGGAAGGTACGGTCACGGTTCTACAGGCTCTGATGCGTGTTGGTCACGGCCTGCTGGCGCCACGCATGCAGGTAACCGACTTTCCCGGCACACGCTATCGAGGCCTGATGCTGGATGTGGCCCGCAAGTACCACACCATAGACTGCATTAAACAGTGTGTGGAGCTCTGTCGATTCTACAAGGTGCGCTTTCTGCGGCTGCACCTCAGCGACGACCACCTCTTTATGTTTCCTTCGGCCGCATTCCCGCAGCTTGGGCGCTCCAATGCCGAGTTCGTACGCTTCGATCCGCCATCGCGAGACGGACCGATTCCTCCGTATACAGCCCAGCAACTGGAAGGTCTGGAACGGTACAGCCGTGATCGTGGTGTCGCGATTGTGCCGGAGATTGACGTGCCGGGACACGCGGGACGAATGGTTTCAGATGCTCCGGATATCTTTGGCGTTCCGGGCGGTGGCAGTTCAACGGTTGATATCGCCAGCCGTAAGACGGAAGCGGCTGTGATAACGCTGATGAACGAGGAGATGGCGATATTCCGGTCATCACCCTATATCAGCGTCGGCGGTGATGAGGCATGGCTTGGTGGCCTGGAGAAAGCGCCCGGATTCGCATCGGCCATACGGCGCGCCCATGTACGATCGCCCGAAGGTCTCTACCGGAAGTTTATCGTGGACCTCAACCTGGCGGCAAATGCGCACAAAAAGCAGATGCTGGTCTATGAGGAAGCCTGGCGCCCGGGCCTCAGTTACGCTCTCCCACTCGACGCCATTTGTGTGGAGTGGACCCTGGACAGCAATCCGGAAAACATGCTTCGGAGCGGCGCGCAGGTTGTAAACGGATCATGGACGCCGCTCTACATCGTCCGGGAAAACAAACGGTCGGCGCGTTTCATCTACCACTGGAGCGTCAATCAGTTCGGTTACCAGCCGCCATATTTTCAGGGCAAGTGGATCACCGCGCAAACCGGTCCACGGTTACTGGGCGCCGAGATGCTCTCGTGGGAGAACCCCGACTGCGCCGAAATACAGGCGTTACGGACCCGGCTGGCCGCAATGGCGGAAAGGCTGTGGGCCAGTAACCAGCCGGCGCGAACGTACCACGCGTTCCGTTCGCGTCTGGCGCACACCGACCGGCTGCTGGAGCGCCTGATCCACAACGTCACGATCCGCGGCTCCGGCACGTTCCGCGGCGATGAGAACCGCTTTCAGGGCAGGCTCGTTATCCGCATGACCAATCGCATCCCGGGTTCGGTGACTCGGTACAACCTCAACAACCGGCTGCCGACGGCTGCCTCGAAGGTCTACACGCAGCCATTGACGATTACCCACTCCGTGTGGGTGCGGGCCGCAGCGTTTACGTCCGCCGGTCGCAGGATAGGGCCGGTCTCCGGTGCCTGGTACCACGCGGTCGCCTCCGGCTCACCGGGCTAG
- a CDS encoding aspartate-semialdehyde dehydrogenase: MTKRWRVAIAGATGAVGTELMRLLEERAFPLESLTLLASERSAGRSLAFGSRILPVSLLDANAFADVDIAFFSAGATRSRTFAPAAVRAGAIVIDNSSAFRMDEDVPLVVPEINAADIAASRGIVANPNCSTILLLMAIAPLIRLAPIRRVVVSTYQAASGAGAQAMQELLDQTHETIHDRPIVPRVFPWPIAFNLFSHNTPVDETGYNDEERKMIRETRKILHDDSVRISATCVRVPVLRAHSESINLEFADGMRPNLPAIRQAITNSPGLALIDDRAANHFPMPVEATGRGDVLVGRLRDDLSNHNAIEMFVSGDQILKGAALNAVQIAEHWMAQAPVLS; this comes from the coding sequence TTGACAAAGAGATGGCGCGTTGCAATTGCAGGAGCTACTGGAGCCGTCGGCACCGAGTTGATGCGCCTGCTGGAGGAGCGTGCATTTCCTCTTGAGTCCCTGACGCTCCTCGCATCCGAGCGCTCCGCCGGCCGGTCGCTGGCATTCGGCAGCCGGATATTGCCCGTATCGCTGCTGGATGCGAACGCATTTGCCGACGTCGATATCGCCTTTTTTTCTGCGGGCGCAACGAGGAGCCGAACCTTTGCTCCCGCCGCAGTGCGTGCCGGCGCAATCGTGATCGATAACTCCTCGGCATTTCGCATGGACGAAGACGTGCCGTTGGTTGTGCCGGAGATCAATGCCGCCGACATCGCGGCAAGCCGCGGCATCGTGGCTAATCCGAACTGCTCCACCATTCTCCTGCTGATGGCGATAGCGCCGCTGATTCGGCTGGCCCCGATACGGCGCGTTGTTGTTAGCACCTACCAGGCGGCAAGTGGCGCGGGCGCCCAAGCCATGCAGGAGCTGCTGGATCAAACCCACGAAACGATCCACGACCGCCCCATCGTGCCGCGCGTCTTCCCATGGCCGATCGCCTTTAACCTCTTCTCGCACAACACGCCCGTTGACGAGACAGGCTACAACGACGAGGAGCGCAAAATGATTCGGGAGACGAGAAAGATTCTCCACGATGACTCGGTTCGCATCTCGGCCACGTGCGTTCGAGTACCGGTATTGCGTGCTCACTCCGAAAGCATCAATCTCGAATTCGCCGATGGAATGCGCCCGAACTTGCCGGCGATTCGACAGGCAATAACGAATAGCCCCGGCCTGGCCCTCATCGATGACCGCGCTGCGAACCACTTTCCGATGCCGGTTGAAGCCACCGGCCGCGGCGACGTTCTGGTTGGACGGTTGCGAGACGACCTCTCCAACCACAACGCGATCGAGATGTTTGTCTCCGGAGACCAGATACTCAAAGGCGCCGCACTCAACGCCGTCCAGATCGCTGAGCACTGGATGGCGCAAGCACCCGTGCTGAGCTGA